The following coding sequences are from one Novosphingobium sp. KACC 22771 window:
- a CDS encoding ammonium transporter, giving the protein MIRKMMCGAGALGASLFAATTAFAQAAPIKAPTAEQMATMVNKGDNTWMLVSSALVLLMSIPALALFYGGLVRTKNMLSVLMQVLMIVSVAALVWVSWGYSMAFTGGSPFVGGFSKAFLMGVSASTYAATFSNNVYLPEYTYVIFQMTFACITPALIVGAFAERVKFTPLIIFTVLWLTFIYFPMAHMVWYFAGPDFLSDNTSDAGLLYGWGALDFAGGTVVHINAGIAGLVGCLVIGKRIGYGKEATPPHSLTMTMIGASLLWVGWFGFNAGSNLEANGLASLAFINTFVATAAAAVSWSLVEQVKHGKPSMLGAASGAVAGLVAITPAAGFAAPMTSIVLGLIVSPICFFFVSTVKNKLKYDDTLDVFGVHCIGGIVGAIGTGIVADPSLGGQGWVDYTVFPAKAGTYDMVAQVITQIKAVALTLVLSGGGSAILFFALDKTIGLRPSEEAEREGLDITEHGERAYNM; this is encoded by the coding sequence ATGATCCGCAAGATGATGTGCGGCGCTGGGGCTTTGGGCGCATCGCTCTTTGCCGCCACCACCGCTTTTGCGCAGGCAGCGCCGATCAAGGCGCCGACTGCCGAACAGATGGCCACCATGGTCAATAAGGGCGACAACACCTGGATGCTGGTTTCCTCGGCGCTGGTGCTGTTGATGAGCATCCCCGCGCTGGCGCTGTTCTACGGCGGTCTGGTGCGCACCAAGAACATGCTCAGCGTGCTGATGCAGGTGCTGATGATTGTTTCGGTGGCGGCCCTTGTCTGGGTCAGCTGGGGCTATTCGATGGCCTTCACCGGCGGCTCGCCCTTTGTCGGCGGCTTCTCCAAGGCGTTCCTGATGGGCGTTTCGGCCAGCACCTATGCGGCCACCTTCTCGAACAACGTCTATCTGCCTGAATACACCTATGTCATCTTCCAGATGACCTTCGCCTGCATCACGCCGGCGCTGATCGTGGGTGCTTTTGCCGAGCGCGTGAAGTTCACTCCGCTGATCATCTTCACGGTGCTGTGGCTGACCTTCATCTATTTCCCGATGGCCCACATGGTGTGGTACTTCGCCGGTCCCGACTTCCTGTCGGACAATACGTCGGACGCGGGCCTGCTTTATGGCTGGGGCGCGCTGGACTTTGCCGGCGGCACCGTGGTGCACATCAATGCCGGTATAGCTGGTCTGGTGGGCTGCCTCGTGATCGGCAAGCGCATCGGCTATGGCAAGGAAGCCACCCCGCCGCACTCGCTGACCATGACCATGATCGGTGCCTCGCTGCTGTGGGTTGGTTGGTTCGGCTTCAACGCCGGTTCGAACCTGGAAGCCAATGGTCTGGCCTCGCTGGCCTTCATCAACACCTTCGTCGCCACCGCCGCCGCTGCCGTCAGCTGGTCGCTGGTTGAACAGGTCAAGCATGGCAAGCCCTCGATGCTGGGCGCCGCTTCGGGTGCTGTGGCAGGGCTCGTTGCCATCACGCCTGCCGCCGGTTTTGCCGCTCCGATGACCTCGATCGTGCTCGGCCTGATCGTGTCGCCGATCTGCTTCTTCTTCGTCTCGACCGTGAAGAACAAGCTGAAGTATGACGATACGCTCGACGTGTTTGGCGTGCACTGCATCGGCGGCATCGTCGGCGCCATCGGCACCGGCATCGTTGCCGACCCCTCGCTGGGCGGTCAGGGCTGGGTTGACTACACCGTGTTCCCCGCCAAGGCCGGCACCTATGACATGGTTGCCCAGGTCATCACCCAGATCAAGGCTGTGGCCCTGACGCTGGTGCTCTCGGGCGGCGGTTCGGCCATCCTGTTCTTCGCTCTGGACAAGACCATCGGTCTGCGTCCCTCGGAAGAAGCCGAGCGCGAAGGCCTCGACATCACCGAACACGGCGAACGCGCCTACAATATGTAA
- a CDS encoding P-II family nitrogen regulator, with translation MKFIIAIIKPFKLDEVREALGALGVAGLTVSEVKGFGRQKGQTEIYRGAEYSTNMLPKVKIEIAASDELAPRVVETIQQAASTEAIGDGKIFVLDLASAVRIRTGETGDTAL, from the coding sequence ATGAAGTTCATCATCGCCATCATCAAGCCGTTCAAGCTCGACGAGGTGCGTGAAGCTCTCGGCGCACTTGGGGTCGCCGGTCTGACGGTGTCCGAAGTGAAGGGCTTTGGTCGGCAAAAAGGGCAAACCGAAATCTATCGCGGCGCCGAATATTCGACCAACATGCTGCCCAAGGTGAAGATCGAGATCGCCGCCAGCGACGAACTGGCGCCGCGCGTGGTCGAAACCATCCAGCAGGCCGCCAGCACCGAAGCCATCGGCGATGGCAAGATCTTCGTGCTTGATCTGGCCTCGGCCGTCCGCATCCGCACCGGTGAAACCGGGGATACCGCTCTGTGA
- a CDS encoding peptide chain release factor 3, whose amino-acid sequence MTDAFATRRTFAIISHPDAGKTTLTEKLLLNGGAIHLAGEVKARGAARRARSDWMKIEQQRGISVTSSVMTFAREFKGLGHITFNLLDTPGHEDFSEDTYRTLTAVDSAIMVIDAAKGIEPQTRKLFEVCRMRNVPIITFVNKVDREGRPVFEILDEVADALALDVSPQSWPVGMGGQFEGILDLNSGRISRPEGDSREFLGKVDHEPVPEEFAEEIELGQAGYPEFDLEAYRHGDLTPVFFGSALKNFGVAELIEAIARIAPPPRPQPSEAGVIDPSGGEVTGFIFKVQANMDPMHRDRIAFMRLVSGTFKRGMKLTPSALGKPIAVHSPILFFAQDREIADEAQPGDIIGIPNHGTLRVGDTLSETNKVRFTGLPNFAPEILRRVQLKDPTKTKQLRKALDDLSEEGVIQVFYPEIGSQWIVGVVGQLQLDVLISRLEAEYKVGAMLEPAPFDTARWVKGDAKALSDFAEFNRANLAKDRDGDPVFMARSAWDVSYQQERNPELTFSATKER is encoded by the coding sequence ATGACTGACGCCTTTGCCACCCGCCGCACCTTTGCCATCATCTCGCACCCTGACGCGGGCAAGACCACGCTGACCGAAAAGCTGTTGCTGAACGGCGGCGCGATTCACTTGGCGGGCGAGGTGAAGGCGCGCGGCGCGGCGCGGCGCGCCCGGTCGGACTGGATGAAGATCGAGCAGCAGCGCGGGATTTCCGTGACTTCCTCGGTCATGACCTTTGCCCGCGAGTTTAAAGGGTTGGGGCATATCACCTTCAACCTGCTGGATACGCCAGGCCACGAGGATTTCTCGGAGGATACCTATCGCACGCTGACGGCGGTGGATTCGGCGATCATGGTGATTGACGCGGCCAAGGGCATCGAGCCGCAGACGCGCAAGCTGTTTGAAGTGTGCCGGATGCGCAATGTGCCGATCATCACCTTCGTCAACAAGGTCGACCGCGAGGGCCGCCCGGTGTTCGAGATTCTGGACGAGGTGGCCGATGCGCTGGCGCTCGACGTTTCGCCGCAAAGCTGGCCCGTCGGCATGGGCGGCCAGTTTGAGGGCATCCTTGACCTGAACAGCGGGCGCATCAGTCGGCCCGAGGGCGACAGCCGCGAATTTCTGGGCAAGGTCGATCATGAGCCGGTGCCCGAGGAATTTGCCGAGGAGATCGAACTGGGGCAGGCGGGCTATCCCGAATTTGATCTTGAGGCCTATCGCCATGGCGATCTGACGCCGGTGTTCTTTGGCAGCGCGCTCAAGAATTTCGGCGTGGCCGAATTGATCGAGGCGATTGCGCGCATTGCCCCGCCGCCCCGGCCCCAGCCCAGCGAGGCCGGTGTAATTGACCCTTCGGGCGGCGAGGTGACGGGCTTTATCTTCAAGGTTCAGGCCAATATGGACCCGATGCACCGCGACCGCATCGCATTCATGCGTCTGGTATCGGGCACGTTCAAGCGCGGGATGAAGCTGACGCCATCCGCGCTGGGCAAGCCGATCGCGGTGCATTCGCCGATCCTGTTCTTTGCCCAGGACCGCGAGATTGCCGATGAGGCCCAGCCCGGCGATATCATTGGCATTCCCAACCACGGTACGCTGCGCGTGGGCGATACTTTGTCGGAAACGAACAAGGTGCGTTTCACCGGCCTGCCCAATTTTGCGCCGGAAATCCTGCGCCGCGTCCAATTGAAAGACCCGACCAAGACCAAGCAGCTCCGCAAGGCGCTGGACGACCTTTCGGAAGAGGGCGTGATTCAGGTCTTCTATCCCGAAATCGGCAGCCAGTGGATTGTGGGCGTGGTGGGCCAGCTTCAGCTTGACGTGCTGATCAGCCGCCTTGAGGCCGAATACAAGGTCGGCGCGATGCTGGAGCCCGCGCCGTTTGACACGGCGCGCTGGGTCAAGGGCGATGCCAAGGCGCTGTCCGACTTTGCCGAATTCAACCGCGCCAATCTGGCCAAGGACCGCGATGGCGATCCGGTGTTCATGGCGCGCTCGGCATGGGATGTGTCCTATCAGCAGGAGCGCAACCCGGAACTGACCTTCTCGGCCACCAAGGAGCGGTAA
- a CDS encoding aldose 1-epimerase family protein, producing the protein MSEERVSIASGEWSALIHPLGAELQSLRDGAGREFMTDADPAFWTGHAPLLFPIIGSLSGDAFRHEGRAYALPRHGFARRSRFAIAAQTPDAVTFVLEDSEASRAVYPFAFRLEMAFRLQESALFMAATVHNCGDRVMPFSFGYHPAFAWPLPGGGEKTAHRIIFEKDEPGLVRRVSKATGELLPDGEASPVRGRELALDEALFADDAMVWTGLASRALRYASPDGPALDIAFPDSPDLGLWQVPGAHYLCIEPWAGHADPLGFDGEIGEKPGIVLLPPGQARRFRMDVRVSEG; encoded by the coding sequence GTGAGCGAGGAACGGGTAAGCATCGCGAGCGGTGAATGGAGCGCGTTGATCCACCCACTGGGGGCCGAATTGCAGTCGCTGCGCGATGGGGCGGGGCGGGAGTTTATGACCGATGCCGATCCGGCGTTCTGGACTGGTCATGCGCCTTTGCTGTTTCCGATCATCGGCTCGCTGTCTGGCGATGCGTTTCGGCATGAAGGGCGTGCCTATGCCCTGCCGCGCCATGGCTTTGCACGGCGCAGCCGGTTTGCGATTGCGGCCCAGACGCCCGATGCGGTGACCTTTGTGCTGGAGGACAGCGAGGCGAGCCGCGCGGTCTATCCCTTTGCCTTCCGGCTGGAGATGGCATTTCGCTTGCAGGAGAGCGCGCTCTTTATGGCGGCAACGGTTCATAATTGCGGCGACAGGGTGATGCCGTTCAGTTTTGGCTATCATCCCGCCTTTGCCTGGCCGCTGCCGGGCGGGGGTGAAAAGACCGCGCACCGAATCATCTTTGAAAAGGATGAGCCGGGGTTGGTGCGCCGGGTCAGCAAAGCCACAGGCGAATTGTTGCCCGATGGCGAGGCGAGCCCTGTGCGCGGGCGCGAACTGGCGCTGGATGAAGCCCTGTTTGCCGACGATGCGATGGTGTGGACCGGATTGGCCAGCCGGGCGCTGCGCTATGCCTCGCCCGATGGTCCCGCGCTCGACATTGCCTTTCCCGACAGCCCCGACCTTGGCCTGTGGCAGGTGCCAGGCGCGCATTATCTGTGCATCGAGCCATGGGCGGGCCATGCCGATCCGCTGGGGTTCGATGGAGAGATTGGCGAGAAGCCGGGGATTGTCCTGTTGCCGCCGGGGCAGGCGCGCAGGTTCCGCATGGATGTGAGGGTAAGCGAGGGATAG
- the pheT gene encoding phenylalanine--tRNA ligase subunit beta, whose protein sequence is MKFSLSWLKAHLETEATVEQIAAKLNAIGLEVEGIEDPAEKLKGFRVARILTAERHPNADKLQVLSVDTGEGAPLQVVCGAPNARAGLVGVLGLPGAVVPANGMVLKVAAVRSVESNGMMCSMRELELGEGHDGIIELPEDAPVGTAFADYHGADPVFDISVTPNRPDCMGVYGIARDLAAAGLGTLKPIAAPGIVGSYPCPIEIRTEDADGCPAFYGRTVKGVKNGPSPEWLQAALKAAGQRPISALVDITNYVMLTYGRPAHAYDLGKLWGPVVARRAVAGEQCLALNGKTYDLNESMTVIADAAAVHDIAGIMGGEHSGCSDSTTNVLLEIAYFTPERIAATGRALNLTSDARARFERGVDPAFLDTGLDLLTGLILEICGGEASEVVRAGVAPATPKIVAFDPALVTKLGGVEIAGDEQKRILAALGFSVAPDWGVTVPGWRPDVDGAADIVEEVVRIHGLDGIESTPLPREDGVAKPTATPVQKLERRLRRAAAARGLNEAITWSFLPEGEAEHFAEGVLWRLANPISEDLKVMRPSLIPGLLSAARRNLARGGSSLRLFEIGRRYLRDANGKGAERLTLAVVLAGDKTPRGWATGKAQAFDAFDAKAEALALLAEAGAPVDNLQIMGEAGVQFHPGQSATLRLGPKNVLARFGMLHPTTAKAFDLDGPVAVAEIFLDAIPAKKGAAGFARVNYAPPALQAVKRDFAFLVRADLAAGDLLRAVKGADKANIIGARLFDDFRGAGVPEGQKSLAIEVTLQPAEKSYNDADLKAIADKVTAAAAKQGAVLRG, encoded by the coding sequence ATGAAATTCTCTCTTTCGTGGCTGAAAGCCCATCTGGAAACCGAAGCCACCGTTGAACAGATCGCGGCCAAGCTGAATGCCATCGGCCTTGAAGTCGAAGGCATCGAGGACCCTGCCGAAAAGCTGAAGGGCTTTCGCGTCGCGCGGATCCTGACCGCCGAGCGTCATCCCAATGCCGACAAGTTGCAGGTGCTTTCGGTGGACACTGGCGAGGGCGCGCCCTTACAGGTGGTCTGCGGCGCGCCCAATGCGCGGGCCGGATTGGTCGGCGTGCTGGGCCTGCCGGGGGCCGTGGTGCCCGCCAATGGCATGGTGCTCAAGGTCGCGGCGGTGCGCAGCGTCGAATCGAACGGCATGATGTGTTCGATGCGCGAACTGGAATTGGGCGAGGGCCATGACGGCATTATCGAATTGCCCGAGGACGCGCCGGTCGGCACCGCTTTTGCCGATTATCACGGCGCCGATCCGGTGTTCGACATTTCGGTCACGCCCAACCGCCCCGATTGCATGGGCGTCTATGGCATCGCGCGCGATCTGGCCGCCGCCGGGCTTGGCACGTTAAAGCCCATCGCCGCGCCGGGCATTGTCGGTTCCTATCCCTGCCCGATCGAGATCCGCACCGAGGATGCCGATGGTTGCCCCGCCTTTTATGGCCGCACGGTCAAGGGCGTGAAGAACGGCCCCAGCCCGGAATGGCTGCAGGCCGCGCTCAAGGCTGCGGGCCAGCGTCCGATTTCGGCGCTGGTGGACATCACCAATTATGTGATGCTGACCTATGGCCGCCCGGCCCATGCCTATGATCTGGGCAAGCTGTGGGGCCCGGTGGTGGCGCGGCGCGCGGTGGCGGGCGAACAATGCCTCGCGCTGAACGGCAAGACCTATGATCTGAACGAGAGCATGACCGTGATCGCCGATGCGGCCGCCGTGCATGACATTGCCGGCATCATGGGGGGCGAGCATTCGGGCTGTTCGGACAGCACGACCAATGTCCTGCTGGAAATCGCCTATTTCACGCCCGAGCGGATTGCCGCCACGGGCCGCGCGCTGAACCTGACCAGCGATGCGCGCGCGCGGTTTGAGCGCGGGGTGGACCCGGCTTTCCTCGATACCGGGCTTGATCTGCTGACCGGGCTGATCCTTGAGATCTGCGGCGGTGAGGCGTCCGAAGTGGTGCGCGCGGGGGTTGCTCCTGCCACGCCCAAGATTGTGGCTTTCGACCCCGCGCTGGTGACCAAGCTGGGCGGGGTGGAGATTGCGGGCGATGAGCAGAAGCGTATCCTTGCCGCGCTTGGTTTCAGCGTTGCGCCCGACTGGGGCGTGACCGTGCCGGGCTGGCGCCCGGATGTCGATGGCGCGGCCGATATTGTTGAGGAAGTGGTGCGTATCCACGGCCTCGACGGGATCGAGAGCACCCCGCTGCCCCGTGAGGATGGCGTGGCCAAGCCGACCGCGACCCCGGTGCAGAAACTGGAGCGTCGCCTGCGCCGTGCCGCGGCCGCGCGCGGGTTGAACGAGGCGATTACCTGGTCCTTCCTGCCCGAGGGCGAGGCCGAGCATTTCGCGGAAGGCGTCCTTTGGCGTCTGGCCAATCCGATCAGCGAAGACCTGAAGGTCATGCGGCCCAGCCTGATCCCCGGCCTGCTTTCTGCGGCGCGGCGCAATCTGGCGCGTGGGGGCTCCTCGCTGCGTCTGTTTGAAATCGGGCGCCGCTATCTGCGCGATGCCAATGGCAAGGGCGCGGAACGGCTGACGCTGGCGGTGGTGCTGGCGGGCGACAAGACGCCGCGCGGCTGGGCCACGGGCAAGGCGCAGGCGTTTGATGCGTTCGATGCCAAGGCCGAGGCGCTGGCCTTGCTGGCCGAGGCGGGCGCGCCGGTGGACAATCTGCAAATCATGGGCGAGGCGGGCGTGCAGTTCCACCCCGGCCAGTCGGCCACCTTGCGGCTTGGGCCCAAGAATGTGCTGGCGCGTTTCGGCATGTTGCACCCCACCACGGCCAAGGCGTTTGATCTGGACGGCCCGGTGGCGGTGGCGGAAATCTTCCTGGATGCCATTCCGGCCAAGAAGGGCGCTGCCGGCTTTGCCCGCGTCAATTATGCGCCCCCGGCCTTGCAGGCGGTGAAGCGCGATTTCGCCTTTCTCGTTCGCGCCGATCTGGCGGCGGGCGATCTGCTGCGCGCGGTAAAGGGCGCGGACAAGGCGAATATTATCGGCGCGCGCCTGTTCGACGATTTCCGCGGGGCGGGCGTGCCGGAAGGGCAAAAGTCGCTGGCCATCGAGGTCACGCTGCAGCCGGCCGAAAAGAGCTATAATGACGCCGACCTCAAGGCGATTGCCGACAAGGTGACGGCGGCCGCCGCCAAGCAGGGCGCGGTCCTGCGCGGATAA
- the pheS gene encoding phenylalanine--tRNA ligase subunit alpha, whose amino-acid sequence MDYESLGAQALDSIAKAQDLDALDALRVAFLGKQGSISGLLKTLGAMSPEERQTTGPKIHALREGVTAALADKKAALESAALEAKLAAETVDLTLPAPESARGSVHPVSQVMDELAEIFADLGFAVATGPEIEDDWHNFTALNMPESHPARAMHDTFYIDKAASGYETEQDMVLRTHTSPVQIRAMLAAGGDKPLRIIAPGRVYRSDSDATHTPMFHQVEGLVIGKDITLAHLKWTLETMLKAFFERDDIVLRLRPSYFPFTEPSVEVDTGYSYVDGRRVVGGSGDAPGHSWMELLGSGMVNRHVLTAGGYDPDVWQGFAFGVGVDRLAMLKYGMNDLRAFFDGDARWLGHYGFSGLDVPTLSGGVGVQA is encoded by the coding sequence ATGGATTACGAAAGTCTCGGCGCACAGGCGCTCGACAGCATTGCAAAAGCGCAGGATCTGGACGCGCTCGACGCGCTGCGCGTGGCGTTTCTGGGCAAGCAGGGCTCGATCTCGGGCCTGCTCAAAACGCTGGGCGCGATGAGCCCGGAGGAGCGCCAGACCACGGGGCCGAAGATCCATGCCCTGCGCGAGGGCGTGACCGCCGCGCTGGCCGACAAAAAGGCCGCGCTGGAGAGTGCCGCACTGGAGGCGAAACTGGCCGCCGAGACGGTCGATCTGACGCTTCCCGCGCCCGAAAGCGCCCGTGGCAGCGTGCATCCCGTTTCGCAGGTCATGGACGAATTGGCCGAGATCTTTGCCGATCTGGGCTTTGCCGTCGCCACTGGGCCGGAGATCGAGGACGACTGGCACAATTTCACCGCGCTCAACATGCCCGAGAGCCATCCGGCGCGCGCGATGCATGACACCTTTTATATAGACAAGGCCGCCAGCGGTTATGAAACCGAGCAGGACATGGTGCTGCGCACGCATACCAGCCCGGTGCAGATCCGCGCGATGCTGGCCGCGGGCGGCGACAAGCCCTTGCGCATCATCGCGCCGGGCCGCGTCTATCGCAGCGATTCCGACGCCACCCACACGCCGATGTTCCATCAGGTCGAAGGGCTGGTGATCGGCAAGGACATCACGCTGGCGCATCTGAAATGGACGCTGGAAACCATGCTCAAGGCGTTTTTTGAACGCGATGACATCGTGCTGCGCCTGCGCCCGTCCTATTTCCCCTTCACCGAACCCAGCGTCGAGGTCGACACCGGCTATTCTTATGTCGATGGCCGCCGCGTGGTGGGCGGGTCGGGCGATGCGCCGGGCCATTCGTGGATGGAACTGCTCGGCTCGGGCATGGTCAACCGCCATGTGTTGACCGCCGGCGGCTATGACCCGGACGTTTGGCAGGGCTTTGCCTTTGGCGTGGGCGTCGATCGCCTCGCCATGCTGAAATATGGGATGAACGATTTGCGGGCCTTCTTTGATGGCGATGCGCGCTGGCTGGGCCATTACGGCTTTTCCGGCCTTGATGTGCCGACCCTTTCAGGCGGCGTGGGCGTACAGGCATAA
- a CDS encoding helix-turn-helix domain-containing protein — translation MPHRRASVQARFFAPPAELARYFTTFYLAEIDVAPGRRVVDYLHPEWANLRFSSGAPLAARNGRGMGIADCHFAVTGPSGQAVRFEVGTCRIWGVGLLPLGWARFVGLAAADMADAVLDGAAHDGFAPFMPLAEAIFGDEPDVEGELARIARFFAQWPSDGAQDDPRVMAIHAAMIDPAVSSVAEMAQRAGASIRTIERVCRQSFGFTPKYLLRRQRFMRSLAQFMLDPSLKWIGALDGHYHDQAQFVREFRQFMGMTPREYARMPHPIIQAFVRERARIAGAAVQALDGPNGARLGRG, via the coding sequence ATGCCACACCGCCGAGCATCGGTTCAAGCCCGGTTCTTTGCCCCTCCGGCGGAATTGGCGCGCTATTTCACGACCTTCTATCTGGCCGAGATCGATGTTGCGCCGGGTCGGCGCGTGGTCGATTACCTGCATCCCGAATGGGCCAATCTGCGCTTTTCCTCGGGCGCCCCGCTGGCCGCGCGCAACGGGCGCGGGATGGGCATTGCCGATTGCCATTTCGCCGTGACCGGCCCCAGCGGCCAGGCGGTGCGCTTTGAAGTGGGGACATGCCGGATCTGGGGCGTGGGCCTGCTGCCGCTGGGCTGGGCGCGGTTTGTGGGACTGGCGGCGGCGGATATGGCCGATGCGGTGCTCGATGGGGCCGCGCATGACGGCTTTGCCCCCTTTATGCCGCTGGCCGAGGCGATTTTCGGGGACGAGCCCGATGTCGAGGGTGAATTGGCGCGCATCGCCCGCTTCTTTGCCCAATGGCCATCCGATGGCGCGCAGGATGACCCGCGCGTGATGGCGATCCATGCCGCGATGATCGATCCGGCGGTGTCGAGCGTTGCCGAAATGGCGCAGCGCGCCGGGGCCAGCATCCGCACGATTGAGCGCGTGTGTCGGCAATCCTTTGGCTTTACCCCCAAATATCTGCTGCGCCGCCAGCGTTTCATGCGCAGCCTTGCGCAATTCATGCTCGACCCCTCGCTCAAATGGATCGGCGCGCTCGATGGGCATTATCACGATCAGGCGCAATTCGTGCGCGAGTTTCGGCAATTCATGGGCATGACCCCGCGCGAATATGCCCGCATGCCCCATCCCATCATCCAGGCCTTTGTGCGCGAGCGGGCGCGGATTGCGGGCGCGGCGGTGCAGGCGCTTGATGGTCCCAACGGGGCGCGGTTAGGGCGCGGTTGA
- the rplT gene encoding 50S ribosomal protein L20 produces MARVKRGVTTRAKHKNILEQAKGYRGRRKNTIRVARQAVEKAGQYAYRDRKVKKRTFRALWIQRINAAVRAEGLTYSQFINGIKLAGIQLDRKSLADLALNEAAVFSAVLAQAKAALPAA; encoded by the coding sequence ATGGCACGTGTCAAAAGGGGTGTTACCACCCGCGCCAAGCACAAGAATATTCTGGAACAGGCCAAGGGTTACCGCGGTCGTCGCAAGAATACGATCCGCGTTGCTCGTCAGGCCGTTGAAAAGGCCGGTCAGTACGCTTACCGCGACCGCAAGGTCAAGAAGCGTACCTTCCGCGCTCTGTGGATCCAGCGTATCAACGCTGCGGTTCGCGCCGAAGGCCTGACCTATTCGCAGTTCATCAACGGCATCAAGCTGGCCGGCATCCAACTGGATCGCAAGTCGCTGGCCGATCTGGCGCTGAACGAAGCGGCCGTGTTCTCGGCTGTTCTGGCTCAGGCCAAGGCTGCTCTGCCCGCCGCGTAA
- the rpmI gene encoding 50S ribosomal protein L35, translating into MPKMKTKSGVKKRFKITATGKVKHGVAGKRHRLISHNAKYIRQNRGTEVISDADAKVIKKWAPYGLN; encoded by the coding sequence ATGCCCAAGATGAAGACCAAGAGCGGTGTGAAGAAGCGCTTCAAGATCACCGCCACCGGTAAGGTCAAGCATGGCGTCGCTGGCAAGCGTCACCGTTTGATCAGCCATAACGCGAAGTACATCCGCCAGAACCGTGGCACCGAGGTGATCTCCGACGCCGACGCGAAGGTGATCAAGAAGTGGGCGCCCTACGGGCTGAACTGA
- a CDS encoding gamma-glutamylcyclotransferase family protein yields MIRRFFFYGTLMAGMGNRHERAAHALLDEGRAAVVRGRLYAVPDRAGWYPALLPGAGAVRGMVHGAQGRFDARAMARMDAYEGREYRRCRIKLGANAADAYVWRGPLPRGACRIASGDFRGWLAARRGRRAYRA; encoded by the coding sequence TTGATCCGCCGCTTCTTCTTTTACGGCACCTTGATGGCGGGCATGGGCAACCGGCATGAGCGAGCCGCCCATGCCTTGCTGGACGAAGGGCGCGCTGCGGTCGTGCGCGGGCGGCTTTATGCGGTGCCTGATCGGGCGGGCTGGTATCCGGCGCTGTTGCCCGGCGCCGGGGCGGTGCGGGGCATGGTCCATGGCGCGCAGGGCCGCTTTGATGCGCGGGCGATGGCGCGGATGGATGCCTATGAAGGGCGCGAATATCGGCGGTGCCGGATAAAGCTGGGCGCGAACGCGGCCGATGCCTATGTCTGGCGCGGACCCTTGCCGCGCGGGGCCTGCCGGATCGCCTCGGGGGATTTTCGGGGCTGGCTGGCGGCGCGGCGGGGGCGGCGGGCCTATCGCGCCTGA
- a CDS encoding inositol monophosphatase family protein has protein sequence MKLNLDADIALAQRLADAAGAAIRPYFRSGVASERKEDASPVTLADQAAEEAMRAILRAERPDDTIIGEEYGITAGTSGRSWVLDPIDGTAGFLAGRAIFGTLIALVVEGWPVLGVIDQPIAGERWVGASGRKTTFNGQPVSTRRCRELSDATIATTGPHYFSDHEGEHFMGLAAKTDYRRMVMGGDCYNYAMLASGHLDIVCEANLKLHDWAALVPVVEGAGGLMCDWNGDPLHAGSSGHVLALGDPARQDDAVEALACGHDHHHH, from the coding sequence ATGAAACTGAACCTTGATGCAGACATTGCCCTGGCCCAACGTCTTGCCGATGCGGCGGGCGCGGCGATCCGTCCCTATTTCCGCTCCGGCGTGGCTTCCGAGCGCAAGGAGGACGCCAGCCCGGTGACCCTGGCCGATCAGGCCGCCGAGGAGGCGATGCGCGCGATCCTGCGCGCCGAGCGCCCCGATGACACGATCATCGGCGAGGAATATGGCATCACGGCGGGCACATCGGGGCGCAGCTGGGTGCTCGACCCGATTGACGGCACGGCGGGGTTTCTTGCCGGGCGGGCGATCTTTGGCACGCTGATCGCGCTGGTGGTCGAGGGCTGGCCGGTGCTGGGCGTGATTGACCAGCCGATCGCGGGCGAGCGCTGGGTGGGCGCATCGGGCCGCAAGACCACGTTTAACGGCCAGCCGGTCAGCACCCGCCGTTGCCGCGAATTGTCCGACGCCACCATCGCCACCACCGGCCCGCATTATTTCAGCGACCATGAGGGCGAGCATTTCATGGGCCTTGCCGCCAAGACCGATTATCGGCGGATGGTGATGGGCGGCGATTGCTATAATTACGCGATGCTGGCCAGCGGCCATCTCGACATCGTGTGCGAGGCCAATCTCAAGCTGCATGACTGGGCCGCGCTGGTGCCGGTGGTCGAGGGCGCGGGCGGGCTGATGTGCGACTGGAACGGCGATCCGCTGCATGCCGGATCGAGCGGCCATGTGCTGGCGCTGGGCGATCCGGCGCGGCAGGACGACGCGGTTGAGGCGCTGGCCTGCGGGCACGATCACCATCACCATTGA